From the genome of Symphalangus syndactylus isolate Jambi chromosome 13, NHGRI_mSymSyn1-v2.1_pri, whole genome shotgun sequence:
cacaagtgatcctcccgcctcagcctcccaagtagctgggaccacaacattgcaccaccacgccaagctaagtctttaaaaaaacttttggggctgggcgtagtggttcacgtctgtaatcccagcactttgggaggctgaggcgggcggatcacgaggtcaggagatcgagaccagcctggccaacatggtgaaaccccatctctactaaaatacagaaaaaaaaaaaaaaattggccgggcgcggtggctcacgcctgtaatcccagcactttgggaggccgaggcgggcggatcacgaggtcaggagatcgagaccacggtgaaaccccgtctctactaaaaatacaaaaaattagccaggcgtggtggcgggcgcctgtagtcccagctactcggagaggctgaggcaggagaatggtgtgaacccgggaggcggagcttgcagtgagccgagatcacgccactgcactccagcctgggcgacagagcgagactccgtctcaaaaaaaaaaaagaaaaaaaaattagctgggcgtggtggcatgtgcctgtagtctcagctacttgggagtctgaggcaggagaatcgcttgaacctgggaggcagaggttgcagtgagctgatatcacaccactgcactgcagcctgatgacagagcaagactccgtctcaaaaaaaaaaaaatttttttttgtagagatgagatgtcactatgttgcccacactggccttgaactcctcggctcaagtgatcctcccgcttcagctttccaaagtgctagaattacaagcatgagctactgagCCTGACCTGGTGTTCTGACTGGTCCAGTGTGAGGCCTGAGGTCATGAGAAGTGTTGTCTGCTCTGCCCTAAtccttgaggattttttttttttttttttttgacacggagcctcgctctgtcgtccaggctggagtgcagtggtgtaatctcggctcactgtaacctctgccttccaggctcaagtgatttctcctgcctcagcctccccagtagctgggattacaggtacctaccaccacgcccagctaatttttgtatttttagtagagacagggtttcaccatgttggccagactggtctcgaactcctgacctcgtgatcctcctgcctcgacctcccaaagtactgggattacaggaatgagccacctcactcagctGGTCTTTGAGGATTAAGCGTCGAGTGttgggggctgggtgcggtggctcatgcctataatcccagcactttgggagccctaggcaggcggatcacaaagtcaggagatcgagaccatcctggctaacatggtgaaaccccgtctctactaaaaatacaaaaacacaattagccgggcgtggtagcaggtgcctgtagtcccagctactcaggaggctgaggcgggagaatggcgtgaacctgggaggcagagcttgcagtaagccgagattgcaccactgcactccagcctgggcgacagagcgagactctgtcacaaaaaaaaaaaaaaaagagttgaaggTGGGGAAGTTGTGCAGGACAATCAGCGTGGGTATTTTAGGAAAATCTGGAGAGGACATTGGGGGGCAGGTATAACAGATGCCCATCTTGGGTCTGAGAGGGTACTGCAGGGTTCCTGGGAAGGGAACACATCATTCCACCAGTGGGAGTCTGGGAAGGCTTTGCAAGGTTACCTTCCCTGCATCTCCTTCCCAAAGGGAAGGACATTTGGAGCTGGGcattgaaggatgagtaggagttcacCACGTGGCAGCATGGGGTAAGGGTGAGCTTGTGATCCAGTGGGTAGTGAAGCAGGTATAGACAGGAAGCCCAATCATTGCTCACGGGTCCTATCTCTGTGTCCAGTGACGGTCCCTTCTGCCGGATCTGCCATGAGGGAGCGAACGGGGAGTGCTTGCTGTCCCCGTGTGGCTGCACCGGCACGCTGGGTGCCGTGCACAAGAGCTGTCTGGAGAGGTGGCTTTCCTCATCTAACACCAACTACTGCGAGCTGTGCCACACGGAGTTTGCAGTGGAGAAACGGCCTCGACCCCTCACAGAGGTACCCTTAAGAGTCTGAGACTGCGGTGGGCAGCGGGGAGAGGGCAGACGTGGGGGCCAAAGGCAGGAGCTGCCCTGGGCAATCTGGTGGTCTCCCTAGAGCAGAATTCCCTACTGCCCCTGTCCACCGGGTGGGTCTGCTGATTGTGTGTCAGAAACCAGGCCTGGGGTTTAAGAGCTCCCAGACCCATTACCCTCTCCCTGTTTTCAttcagtctttctctttcttcttctttcttcttcttccttctccttcttcttttttttttttttttgagacagagtctaactcttgttgtccaggctggagtgcagtggtgcgatctcggctcactgcaacctctgcctcccaggttcaagcgattcttctgcttcagcctcccaagtagctgggatgacaggtgtgcaccaccacacccagctaattttctgtatttttagtagagatggggtttcatcatgttggccaggctggtctcaaactcctgacctcaagtgatctgcctgcctcagcctcccaaagtgctgggattacaggcatgagccactgtgcccagcctgtgtctTTCATTAGCAGAGATTTCTTGGGCACCTCCAGCATGCCCAGCACTCTGTTAGGCACTGGGGACCCAGCCACCAACAAGACACATAGGGCTGGACACTCATGGAGATTAAAGTCCAATAACTTTAATCTGGACTTTGAAGCATAGCTTTTGATATgaggttacagaaaaaaaaaaatcaacgaaGCAACTGGTTTCTAGGAGCAATAGTGCAATAAGGGAAAAACATGTCACGGGGTTGGGGCAACTTGGGGTGTCAGGCAAGGCCTCAACAGGAGGTGAACCCCCCAGCTGAGGCCTGAGAGATGAAAAAGAACAagctgccgggcgcagtggctcatgcctgtaatcccagcactttgagaggccgaggcgggcggatcacttgaggtcaggagttcaagaccagcctggccaacatggtgaaaccccgtctctactaaaaatacaaaaaaatccagacgcggtggctcacgcctgtaatcctagcactttgggaggccaaggtgcatggatcacttgaggtcaggagttcaagaccagcctggccaacatggcaaaaccctgtctctactagctatacaaaattagccaggtgtgcgctgggcgcagtggctcacgcctgtaattccagcacttggggaggctgaggcgggcagatcacaaggccaggagatcgagaccgtcctggctaacacggtgaaaccccgtctctactaaaaacacaaaaaattagccgggtgtggttgcaggcgcctgtagtcccagctactcgggaggctaaggcaggagaatggcctgaacccaggaggcggagcttgcagtgagctgagatcatgccactgcactccagcctgggtgacagagtgagacacggtctcaaaaaaaaaaaaaatttagccaggtatggtggtgggtgcctataatcccatccattagggaggctgaggcaggagaattgcctgaacccaggaggcggaggttgcagtgagctgagactaagccactgcactccagcctgggtgacagagcaaaactctgtctcaaacaacaagaaaaaagctgggtgtggtggcgcatgcctgtaatcccaactacttgggaggctgaggcaggagaatcacttaaacctgggaggtggagtttgcagtgagttgagatagcgccactgcactccagcctgggcaacagaatgagactctatctcaaaaaaaaaaaaaaaaaaaaaaggctggatgtggtggctcacaatcccagcactttgggaggcagaggcgggtggatcacctgaggtcaggagtttgagaccagcctggccaacgtggtaaaacaccgtctctactaaaaatacaaaaattagctgggcatggtggtgggggcctgtaatcccagcttgaacctgggaggtggagaggtgagccaagattgcaccacagcactccagcctgggcaacaagagcaaaactccgtctcaaaaaaaaaaccaaaaaacagaaaccCTAGAAAAGCCCCTAGCCCATCTGAGAGCCAAGGTATAAGGAGAAAAATGGGAGGGAGGTTCAGCCCCCTTCACACACCCTCCCACACCCACTTTGGTCTACAGCCACATGGCCCCCTCCGCACGCAGCTTGTCTAGGCAGCCTCCCcctaccccagggcctttgcatctGCTGCCCCTGCAGCCTAGAGCCCCATCTCCCCCATTCTTTATGTGGTTCCTTCTGTTCATTCCGTTCTCTTCAATGTCACCTCCTTGGCAATGCCTTGCCCTATGTGACCGTTCACTCATTTCATAGCTCCACTGCCAGCATGGGAGAGCAGGGGCCCTTTCTGTCTCATCCACCAGAATTTCATGAATTGAGCCcatttcttggctgggtgcggtggctcatgcctgtaatcccagcactttgggaagccaaggtgggaagatcacttgaggccaggagttcaagaccagcctgggcaacacagcaagaccctgtctctataaaaaaattaaaaaaaaaaaagaaattattattattattattattattattattattttgagacagagtcttactctgtcacccaggctggagtgcagtggcgcgatcttggctcactgcaacctccacctcccgggttcaagcaattctcctgcctcagcctcccgagtagctgggattataggtgcgtgccaccacacctggctaattttgtatttttagtagagacggggtttctccatgttggccaggctggtctcgaactcctggcctcgagtgattgacccactttggcctcccaaagtgctgggattacagacgtgagccaccacgccagggttttttttttttttttttttaaagcccattTCTTTTGGCCTGTCATCTGGGGGAGGCCAAGCATAGTAGATTAGTTGCCAAGGACGCTTCGGCCCTGGAGCAAGACTTcccaggttggaaccccagctttgTGGATTATGTAGCTGTGTGAGTTTGCTCACTTGAGTTAAttcctgtgtgcctcagtttccccatctgtaaaatgggggtaaaagTGCCCAGCACCTGGCAGCGCCTGGCTCCTCacaggctcaataaatgtttgaaagaaggaaagggccaggcgcggtggctcacacctgtaatcccagaactttggaaggccgaggtgggcagatcacttaaggtcacaagttcgagaccagcctgaccaacatggtgaaaccccaactctactaaaaatacaaaattagctgggcgtggtggcgcttgcctataatcccagctactcaggaggctcaggtgggagaatcgcttgaacctgggatgtcgaggttgcagtgagccaagattgtgccacggcaccccagcctggctgacagagcgagactctgtctcaaaaaatatatatacgtagaacattagccgtgcatggtggcgcttgcctgtaatcccagctactccggcggctgagacaggagaattgcttaaatccggaaggttgaggttgcaatgagccgagatcacgccattgcactccatcctgggcgacaaagtgagaatctgtctcaaaaaaaaaaaaagaaagaaggaaaggacagAGGGAGGCCTAGGCCTGGAGGTCCTGACCCCTCCCCCTCAGTAGCCCCTTCTCTGCCCCCTCTCCCCTATCCTCTCCCCTATCCTCTCCCCTGCAGTGGCTGAAGGACCCGGGGCCGCGGACGGAGAAGCGGACACTGTGCTGTGACATGGTGTGTTTCCTGTTCATCACGCCGCTGGCCGCCATCTCGGGCTGGTTGTGCCTGCGTGGGGCCCAGGACCACCTCCGGCTCCACAGCCAGCTGGAGGCCGTGGGTCTCATTGCCCTCACCATCGCCCTCTTCACCATCTATGTCCTCTGGACGCTGGTGAGTGGCCGCACTTGCGCAGCATGCATCTGGAGCTCTGCCGCTGGGAGCAGCAGGGCCAAGGATTTGGCCCCTGGCTTGTGGGGTACGGGGCTCCCTGGCTGCCTCTGTCTATGGCCGTGGGTAGAAGAGAGCTTCTGAGGTCACCCTGCCTCTCCAGGACTTCAGATTCCAAATGTGACAAAGGTCTAGGGAATCCCTGAGCCAGGTGTGAACCTTGACCTGAGTGCAGTATCCCCCATCCATGAACCCCCAAGATTAGGAGCGGGGCAGAGAGGAGCAAAAGCCTGAGAGAGAGATTAGGGGAGAACAAGATAGTGGGGAAATATATATTGATTAagaaattgaggccaggcacggtggctcatgcctgtaatcccagcactttgggaggccaaggcaggttgatcacctgaggtcgggagttcaagaccagcctaaccaacatgaagaaaccccatctctactacaaatacaaattagccaggtgtggtggc
Proteins encoded in this window:
- the MARCHF2 gene encoding E3 ubiquitin-protein ligase MARCHF2 isoform X1 — protein: MTTGDCCHLPGSLCDCSGSPAFSKVVEATGLGPPQYVAQVTSRDGRLLSTVIRALDTPSDGPFCRICHEGANGECLLSPCGCTGTLGAVHKSCLERWLSSSNTNYCELCHTEFAVEKRPRPLTEWLKDPGPRTEKRTLCCDMVCFLFITPLAAISGWLCLRGAQDHLRLHSQLEAVGLIALTIALFTIYVLWTLVSFRYHCQLYSEWRKTNQKVRLKIREADSTEGPQHSPLAAGLLKKVAEETPV